In a single window of the Chrysiogenia bacterium genome:
- a CDS encoding hydroxymethylglutaryl-CoA lyase, producing the protein MNNFPKTARICECFCRDGLQNRPEFVPTEKKIAMIDRCSEIGVPLIEVTSFAHPKYLPQFADCKEVL; encoded by the coding sequence ATGAATAACTTCCCCAAAACCGCCCGCATCTGTGAGTGCTTCTGCCGCGACGGACTGCAGAACCGGCCGGAGTTTGTGCCGACCGAGAAGAAGATTGCGATGATCGATCGCTGCAGCGAGATCGGCGTGCCGCTCATCGAGGTGACGAGCTTTGCCCATCCCAAATACCTGCCGCAGTTTGCCGACTGCAAGGAAGTGCTCG
- a CDS encoding transcriptional antiterminator, Rof, with amino-acid sequence MSDYKPISCAASDQLEAAIVTGKALRLRLKETVAEPSRTLDVDPLDIEVESGAEFLRYRIRASGLETRVRLDRIRDFEVMEGHTA; translated from the coding sequence GCGGCCAGTGACCAGCTCGAAGCCGCCATCGTGACCGGCAAGGCGCTGCGGCTGCGCCTCAAAGAGACCGTCGCCGAGCCCAGCCGCACCCTGGATGTCGACCCCCTCGACATCGAGGTGGAGAGCGGCGCCGAGTTCCTGCGCTACCGCATCCGGGCCTCGGGCCTGGAGACAAGGGTCCGCCTCGACCGGATCCGGGATTTTGAGGTGATGGAAGGACACACAGCATGA